The Thermodesulfobacterium sp. TA1 sequence CCTTAGAAGCAAAAAGATGTAAATGAGGTACAACTAAATCCAAAAGTCTTAAAAACAAAACACCTAAAATAAAACCTATGCTTACAGAAACAAAAGGTGGAAAAACTGAAGCCTTAGCTATCTCTAAAGCTGGAACCAACAAAGACCAAAAGCTTGCTGCAATCATTACCCCAGCTGAAAACCCTAAAGAAATAGAAAAAAATTTAGGGTTCGGTCGGTTAAACAAGAAAACTCCTAAACCACCCAACCCAGTAGTTAACCAAGTAAAAATGCCTGCTAAAAGGACGTTTATCATTTACTCTACACTTATTCCTCAGGGTTGTTTTTATTGAAAAGGTTATTTTTATAAGTTGAAGCAGGCTTTTTAGGTAAATACTCAAACTTTGGGTTAAACATTGCGTTAAAGATGCTTTTTTTAATCCTTGGGTCTAAGAGATATACATTTTCTTTAAGCCAATTCTCTATAAACTTACGTTTGGTTTGTTCAGAAAAAGGACAAGGGTTTTTTAAAACCTCCCAACCTTGGGACTTTACAAAACGAGAAATCATGTCTTTTTCTACAAAAACAAGAGGTCTTATTAGATAGAGATTTCCTTTAAACATTTCTTGCACCGGTAGAATGGTAGAAAGTTCTCCATGGTAAAAAAGGTTGATAAAAAAAGTTACCAAAAGGTCGTCTTTATGATGTCCAAAGGCTATCTTGTTAGCCTGCCAAGCCTCAGCCAGTTTAAAAAGATGTTTTCTTCTATGCCAAGAACAAACAAAACAAGGGGCTGTGGTCTTTTTTTCTGCAACCTCTAAAGCCTGCTTTCCACAATCGGTTTTTTCTACATAAAATTCCATATTAAGACTTTGGCAAAAATTTCTAAGCCTCTCAACCCCCTTCTCATAAACCTCTTGATCACAGGGAAATCCCATGTCTAAATGTACCCCGATCAACCGATAATTAACCCTTAATTTTTTTCTCCACTCACTTAAAAAATAAGCCAGAGCAAGGCTATCTTCTCCTCCAGACATGGCCACAATAATAAAATCCTCTGCAGATAGCATTTGATATCCGAAAATTGCCTTACCTACCAAACGTTTTATCTTATTATAAAGGCTCATCTTGATATTTATAACCTTAAAATGGAATTTTTACCCCTGGATTTAAAAGATTATCTGGGTCAAACATCTTTTTGAGGTTTTTCATAAGCTCTAATTGAAAAGAACTAAGCTCCCAAGCTACAAAAGACCTTTTTACATACCCTATTCCATGTTCCCCTGAAAGGGTACCCTTAAGATTTAAAACCTCTTTTAAAATAGTGTTCCTTAGGGCTTTAGCCTTTTCCTCTTTTTTTGGACCAAAAAGAAGATTAACATGAAAGTTTCCATCCCCAGCGTGTCCAAAACAACACACATAAACACCGGTTTTTTCTTCCAAATCCCTAATCCTTTTTAAAAACTCTTTCATATTTCTTCTTGGCAAAACTACATCATCAGAAATCTTTTTTTCTCCTAACATCCTTACTGAAGGAGAAACACCTCTTCTTACCTCCCAAAGGGTTTCAATTTTTTCTTCAGATTCAGCTTTATGATAAAAAATACCTTTGGTTTGATATAGGTCTTCTACTTTTTTAAGCTCCTTCTGCACCATTCCTTCTTCTCCGTCTAATTCTAAAAAAAGAAGAGACTGAACTCCTTTGTCTGGCAGTTCTAACCGTTTATTCTTGAGTAAGGCTAAAAGGGTAGTTTTGTCTATAAATTCTGCAGAAGCCGGGGTAATAAGACTTTTCAAAAGCTCTGAGATTATCTCTAAAGGTTCTTCTTCTTCTCTGTGATAAGAAACCAAAAGTACCCTTTTCTCTGGGAAAGGAATTACCTTTAAAACTATCTCGGTAAAAACCCCTAAGGTCCCTTCAGACCCAACAAAAAGTGGGGTTAGATTATAACCCACAACTCCTTTAAGGGTAAAAGGACCTGTCCAAAAAATTTTACCTCCCGGCAATCCTACTTCTAAGGCCAAAACATAATCCTTGGTTGTGCCATACTTAAGACCTCTTGGACCACCTGCACCTGTGGCAACATTTCCTCCTATGGTAGAATAAGCATAACTTGCTGGGTCTGGAGGATAAAAAAGCCCAAATTTTTTCAAATACCTTTTCAGCTCTCCGTTTAACACCCCAGGTTCTACCACTACCAATCTTTCTTCCAGGTTTAGGTCTAAAATACGGTTCATCCGTTCAAAAGAAAGGACCAATCCATGATTATGAGAAACGGCACTACCCGTGGTTGCTGTCCCAGCCCCTCTTGGCACCAGAGGAACTTTATACTCTGCTATAAGCCTTAAAACCTCAACTACCTCTTCTTTTCTTTCAGGAAAGGCTACAGCCAAAGGAACCCCTGTAGCAGATGAAGAGTCATAAGAATATACCAACAAATCCTTAGGTTCAGTAAAAACCTTTTCTTTTCCTAATATTTCCTCAAGCTTTGAAAGAAATTTAAAGGAGTATTTCATCAGAAGACCCAAGTTCTGGTTCCCATACCTTATCGTTTAGCTCTAAATTAATCTCTTTTATCAAGTAATCAAGCCTGGTCCTTAAAGATACATCTCTTTGAACCTTTTGTTCAAAGGTCTTAAGGTTGTAGATGATGGTAGAGTGTTGTTTTTTGAAGATCTTAGAAATATCCTTTAGAGACTTTTTAAGAACGTTCCTGAGAAGATAGATCACTACCTGACGCGAAAGGGAAAGGTCTTTTCTTCTAGAAGAAGAAAAAAAGTCTTCTCTACCTATCCCAAAAAACTTACAAGTAGTCTCTATAACAAAGTCTACCGAATCTGAGGTATCTTTTAATCCAATCTCTTCTATAAGTTCCTTAGCCAAGGTTAAAGAAATAGGCTCTTTTAAAAGCGAGGCCCTAGCAATAAGCCCTAACACTACACTTTCAATCTGTCTTACATCACCCCTTACTTTTCTTGCTAAATATTCTACTACTTCATATCCTATGTTATACCCCAATTTTTTCGCTTTATGCCTGATAATCTTTTTACGGGTTTGAAAATCAGGGGCATTAAGTTTGATAATCAAAGCTGAATTAAGCCTTGACCTAAGAGAACTATCTATGTTATTTAATTCTTGAGGCATCTTGTGTGAAGTAAAAATAACGGTTTTCCCTTGGTCTAAAAGATAGTCTAAAAGAAAGGTTAGTTCGTTTTGAGTATATTCCTTTCCTACAAAGAAATGTATACCCTCTAACAACAAAACCTCACAATATTCCTTAAAATTTTCTTTAAAGTTTTCTATCATCCCAGACCTGAGGTATTTTACCATGTAGTTTAAAAAATCTTGGGCGGTTAAATAATATACCCGGTCAAATCCTCTGCTAAAAAGAGTGTTACCTACTGCCTGGGTAAGATGGGTCTTACCTAAACCAAAGTTTCCATAAAGATAAATCAAATATCCTTTGGGTCTTTCATCGGCTACCTGATAACAAACATTATAAGCAAATTCATTACATTTACCTACCACAAAATCCTCAAAGGTATACTTAGGACTTAGTTTCCTTCCTATCAAACTTATAGGATTATAAGGGATAATTAACTGTTCTGCTTTGGGATTTTCTCTTACTATAAAACTGTAGCCTATTAATTCATATTCTGCTACTACCTGGTTTAGTAAGTTTGCATAATTTTCTTCTATCCAATTTTTGGTAAACTCATTTGGAACCTCTAAAATAAGTTTACCATCAACTACTTCTCCTTTGTTAGCCTCAAACCAAACCTTAAATATAGGTTCAGGCAATAACTCCTTTATTCTTCCTTTAACCAAGGACCAACTAACAGACATAACCCCTCCAAAAACTACAAGTGAATGGATTGAAGAAAAAATAAATTTTTAAGACCTTCTTTGGATATTTAATTTACCTAAAACCTTTTAAAATTTCAAATCGAAAAAAGGATGGTTGGGGTTGGTTTCAAGTTCAATTTTTATTTTTAATTTTTAACAAAAAAACAAAGACTTAAAAAAATCGAAATTTAAGAAGTAAATAAGTATGGGGTTTTTGAGAGAAAGTTTTTATTAAGAAACATGGCCTTTATATTGAACATCTCTTTTTTTCTTTAACATTTTCTTATTTTTGTTTTTTTTCTTTTGTTTAGATTTTTAACATAAAAAAAAGGGGGTTAAATTGAGCAATATTACACTATAAATTAAAACAAGCTATATATTGTAGGTTGCTTTTTTGAGTAAGTTTGGGTTCTTTATCGTAACATTGTATCGTCTTTTTAGGACATCTATTAAAAAAAACACAGCCTTTAGAAGGTAAAACCGTCCCTTCGGTGTCGGTCTCAATAATTAACGGAGGAGAAGGAGAAAATGCGTCAAGGTAAGATTTTAAAAGAAGTTCGGTATAAGGATGATGGATAAGATCTTTAAAATTAGCTTTATGACATAGTTCTACCAATACCCCAAGATATATTACAGCAATCCAGTCGGCAAGATAAAAAATTACAGGTAAAGAATGGGTGATCAGAAGATAGCTCAACTGATAACGTTGTTTTAAGACTTTCATAAGGTCAAGAATTTGCGCCTGGATGGTTACATCTAAAGCTGAAGTTGGTTCATCGAGCACTATCAATTCAGGGTTAACCATTAAAGCCCTGGCTAAGGCTATTCTCTGCCGTTGGCCTCCGCTTAATTCGTGAGGATATTTTTCTAAAACCTTTTGGTCCATCCCTACCTGATTTAAAAGTTCTTTAGCTTTATCTAAACCTTCTTTTTTGTTAGAACTTATGTTGATAAGATATGGCTCTAAAAGGATGTCTTTTATTTTATATCGAGGATTAAGGGAAGAATAAGGGTCTTGTAAAACAGCCTGAACCTTAGGTCTTAAAGCTTGGTAGGTTTTTTTGTCAATGGTCTTAAGAGATTTTCCAAACCAGTAAACCTCTCCCTGATCTGGGATTTCAAGTCCTAAAGCTATTTTTCCAAGGGTAGATTTTCCACATCCACTCTCTCCTAAAAGACCTAATACCTCACCCTTTTCTATCTTAAAACTTACCCCTCTTAAAGCAATAACTCTATAAGTTTTTAAACCACCTAAAACCTTTACTTGGTAAGTCTTCCAGAGATTTCTAACCTCAAGCACAGGTTTATCCATACCTAAAACATCTTACCATGTGTTGAGAAGTTACTTCTATCAGAGGTGGGTGATAAATTTTACCTTCTTTACAAGGTGCATCACAACGTAATCTATAATAACAGCCTTCAGGTTTTTGAGTAAGCTCTATGACCCCTCCTTTTAACCTAACCTTAAATTCACCTTCTTTAGGATAGGAGTCTATCAAGGCTTGTGTATAGGGATGTAAGGGGTTTAAAAAAAGCCTGTCTACCAGGGAAATTTCTACTATCTCTCCCGCATAAAAAACAGCTACCCTATCAGCGATCCATCTTACTACCCCTAAATCATGGGAAATAAACACTATCGTAAGTTTTCTGGTCTTGTTTAGCTTTTTTAATAAGTTTAAAACTTGAACCTGCAAGGTTGGGTCAAGTGCAGTAGTAGGTTCATCAGCTACCAAAACTTCTGGTTCTCCAGCAAGGGCTATCGCTATCATTACCCTTTGTCTTAATCCCCCAGAAAGTTGATGAGGATAACTCCTTAACTTTATCTCTGGGTCTGGAATTCCTACTTCTTTTAAAAGACTTATCATTTTATCCTGCCTTTCTTTTTTAGAAAACTCAGGCTGATGAACCTTAAAAACCTCTTCTAACTGTTCTCTAATCGTTAAAACCGGATTTAAAGAGCTTAACGGATCTTGCAGAATGATGGCTATTTTTTTACCTCTTATTTTGATAAGTTCTTTTTCGTCTAAAGAATAAAGAGAAAGGTCATCTAACCAAACCTCTCCCGAATAATAGCAAACACCAGGAGGGAAAAGCCTAAGAAGGGCAAAACCTGTTAAGGTTTTGCCACACCCACTTTCCCCTAAAACCCCAAGGACCTCTCCTCTTTCTACTGTAAAGCTTACATTTTCTACTAAAGGAACTTTTTTATAGGTTAATCCTAAGGTAAGGTCCTTTATAGCTAAGATTGGTTTCACCCTTTAATTCTCCAGAGACACCTCTCTGGTAGAACCTATCTTCAACCTCCAGAACAGGCCTTCATTTCAGCAGCCATAATTTCATAAGGAGTTGCCTGTCTTGCCTCTAATACCTTAATATTAATCGCTACGTTTTTCCCTGCGGCAGGATGATTAAAATCTGCCTTGATTTTATCTCCGTTTATTTCAAGTACTTTAAAAGAAATCCTTGCTCCGTAAGGACTTACTTCTTCATACCATTCCCCTACCTTTACCTTTTCAGGGTGCTTAAGGCTACCCATTTCTACCTCTTTTATTAAATAAGGAAGATGAGGTCCATATGCAGACTCAGGAGGAATTACGATCCTCACCTCATCCCCTTCTTTTTTTCCTAAGATAGCCTCTTCGATAACCCTGGGGATATGTTCTCTACCCAAAATAAACGAAGTCTCGAGCTCCTGAGAAAACCAATCTGGAGCTTTTTCATCTTCAAGTTCTAAACGATAGAAAATCTTAACATAAAAATCTTCTTTAATACCTTCCATCCCTTCCCCCTAATATTTATTTTTTTACTAAAAAATTAAACACATTTTAATAAAAATTCAAGTAGAGCCATATGAAACCACATTTTATTTTCTGCTTGGTCCCAAACTACAGAATGCTCACCCTCCAACACTTCTTCTGTAATCTCTTCTCCTCTATGGGCAGGTAGACAATGTAAAACCATCGCTTCTGGACTGGCTAATTTTAAAAGGTCTGAGTTAACTTGAAAAGGTTGAAAAACCTTTTTCCTGGTTTGGGATTCTTCATCTTGACCCATACTTACCCAAACATCGGTATTTATAATAGTAGCTCCTTTTACCGCCTCTTTAGGGTCGTTTAAAATTTCTACTTGTAGATTGTATTTTTGCCTTAACTCTTCGATAAGTTCTTTAGATGGTTCATATCCAGGAGGTGAAGCCACGGTGATT is a genomic window containing:
- a CDS encoding ATP-binding protein: MSLYNKIKRLVGKAIFGYQMLSAEDFIIVAMSGGEDSLALAYFLSEWRKKLRVNYRLIGVHLDMGFPCDQEVYEKGVERLRNFCQSLNMEFYVEKTDCGKQALEVAEKKTTAPCFVCSWHRRKHLFKLAEAWQANKIAFGHHKDDLLVTFFINLFYHGELSTILPVQEMFKGNLYLIRPLVFVEKDMISRFVKSQGWEVLKNPCPFSEQTKRKFIENWLKENVYLLDPRIKKSIFNAMFNPKFEYLPKKPASTYKNNLFNKNNPEE
- a CDS encoding FAD-binding oxidoreductase; this encodes MKYSFKFLSKLEEILGKEKVFTEPKDLLVYSYDSSSATGVPLAVAFPERKEEVVEVLRLIAEYKVPLVPRGAGTATTGSAVSHNHGLVLSFERMNRILDLNLEERLVVVEPGVLNGELKRYLKKFGLFYPPDPASYAYSTIGGNVATGAGGPRGLKYGTTKDYVLALEVGLPGGKIFWTGPFTLKGVVGYNLTPLFVGSEGTLGVFTEIVLKVIPFPEKRVLLVSYHREEEEPLEIISELLKSLITPASAEFIDKTTLLALLKNKRLELPDKGVQSLLFLELDGEEGMVQKELKKVEDLYQTKGIFYHKAESEEKIETLWEVRRGVSPSVRMLGEKKISDDVVLPRRNMKEFLKRIRDLEEKTGVYVCCFGHAGDGNFHVNLLFGPKKEEKAKALRNTILKEVLNLKGTLSGEHGIGYVKRSFVAWELSSFQLELMKNLKKMFDPDNLLNPGVKIPF
- a CDS encoding chromosomal replication initiator protein DnaA; the protein is MSVSWSLVKGRIKELLPEPIFKVWFEANKGEVVDGKLILEVPNEFTKNWIEENYANLLNQVVAEYELIGYSFIVRENPKAEQLIIPYNPISLIGRKLSPKYTFEDFVVGKCNEFAYNVCYQVADERPKGYLIYLYGNFGLGKTHLTQAVGNTLFSRGFDRVYYLTAQDFLNYMVKYLRSGMIENFKENFKEYCEVLLLEGIHFFVGKEYTQNELTFLLDYLLDQGKTVIFTSHKMPQELNNIDSSLRSRLNSALIIKLNAPDFQTRKKIIRHKAKKLGYNIGYEVVEYLARKVRGDVRQIESVVLGLIARASLLKEPISLTLAKELIEEIGLKDTSDSVDFVIETTCKFFGIGREDFFSSSRRKDLSLSRQVVIYLLRNVLKKSLKDISKIFKKQHSTIIYNLKTFEQKVQRDVSLRTRLDYLIKEINLELNDKVWEPELGSSDEILL
- a CDS encoding ABC transporter ATP-binding protein is translated as MDKPVLEVRNLWKTYQVKVLGGLKTYRVIALRGVSFKIEKGEVLGLLGESGCGKSTLGKIALGLEIPDQGEVYWFGKSLKTIDKKTYQALRPKVQAVLQDPYSSLNPRYKIKDILLEPYLINISSNKKEGLDKAKELLNQVGMDQKVLEKYPHELSGGQRQRIALARALMVNPELIVLDEPTSALDVTIQAQILDLMKVLKQRYQLSYLLITHSLPVIFYLADWIAVIYLGVLVELCHKANFKDLIHHPYTELLLKSYLDAFSPSPPLIIETDTEGTVLPSKGCVFFNRCPKKTIQCYDKEPKLTQKSNLQYIACFNL
- a CDS encoding ABC transporter ATP-binding protein, coding for MKPILAIKDLTLGLTYKKVPLVENVSFTVERGEVLGVLGESGCGKTLTGFALLRLFPPGVCYYSGEVWLDDLSLYSLDEKELIKIRGKKIAIILQDPLSSLNPVLTIREQLEEVFKVHQPEFSKKERQDKMISLLKEVGIPDPEIKLRSYPHQLSGGLRQRVMIAIALAGEPEVLVADEPTTALDPTLQVQVLNLLKKLNKTRKLTIVFISHDLGVVRWIADRVAVFYAGEIVEISLVDRLFLNPLHPYTQALIDSYPKEGEFKVRLKGGVIELTQKPEGCYYRLRCDAPCKEGKIYHPPLIEVTSQHMVRCFRYG
- a CDS encoding peptidylprolyl isomerase, producing the protein MEGIKEDFYVKIFYRLELEDEKAPDWFSQELETSFILGREHIPRVIEEAILGKKEGDEVRIVIPPESAYGPHLPYLIKEVEMGSLKHPEKVKVGEWYEEVSPYGARISFKVLEINGDKIKADFNHPAAGKNVAINIKVLEARQATPYEIMAAEMKACSGG